The Sulfobacillus thermosulfidooxidans DSM 9293 genome includes a window with the following:
- a CDS encoding VirD4-like conjugal transfer protein, CD1115 family codes for MDFLRRRAFWVPFLFGAVLWLAVLPTVIIGLEALHHPFWQHLLIHHGYYPWIGWPPIWQYPAAKTLAAQLGGAGLLGWGYLRAKDTASREDDPLATAWATKGSVSYGSARWRKGREWQHGLSVVPHTALTPPPSTPPETVSPQPALGGIVCGRQGKQAVLATGDLHTLLIGVPGVGKTRRIILPTIAWCAAGGEALVLGDPKGELASWTTADLTARGYAVLRFDLRQPALSRRWNPLAPVIAAMQAGQWATASRQAWTIAHALVGQQPLGADNQLWSNTSETLIAALVLAVADGVQTGLTPDQQHLFSAYHILMTHAQGTALDQWFDATFPDRHPAKEAYAMIRTAAAETRQSIYVTATATLRLFADPEIAWLTAAQDPAWPLGRSALDIVEQLTQKPFAIFLVIPDEDSTRYPLATLFLTQLIQTLVDAANVKGRLPRRVTFLLDEFGNLPPIPDFEKALTVGRGRGLRFLLAVQALQQLRDQYDKKAEILSGTCQLWLYLGTADPDTAETLSKKCGQKTIQTQSTAQTLGTGGARSVTDTYTSRALVTADEILRWPVGKVLVLQQPGAFPGVLPAPDLSQWPIAKLWQPAPDTGATDLNQAVLTIPRYGQAKQNALGQPLERPALKAGWREAPLDDVNDGTAFS; via the coding sequence ATGGATTTCTTACGCCGCCGCGCCTTTTGGGTCCCCTTTCTCTTTGGCGCGGTCCTCTGGCTGGCCGTTCTGCCCACGGTGATTATCGGCCTGGAAGCCTTGCACCATCCGTTCTGGCAACATCTGTTGATCCATCACGGATACTATCCCTGGATTGGTTGGCCCCCCATTTGGCAGTACCCCGCCGCCAAAACCTTAGCGGCCCAACTCGGGGGCGCGGGGCTCCTTGGCTGGGGCTACCTGCGGGCCAAAGACACGGCATCCCGTGAGGATGATCCGTTAGCGACTGCGTGGGCGACGAAAGGCTCGGTGAGTTACGGCAGTGCGCGCTGGCGTAAAGGACGAGAATGGCAGCACGGGTTATCCGTGGTGCCGCACACGGCGTTGACACCCCCACCGTCCACGCCGCCCGAGACCGTCTCTCCCCAACCCGCGCTGGGCGGCATTGTGTGTGGCCGACAGGGGAAGCAGGCGGTCTTGGCCACCGGCGATCTGCATACGCTCTTAATTGGGGTGCCCGGGGTCGGGAAAACCCGCCGCATCATTTTGCCGACCATCGCCTGGTGTGCGGCCGGCGGCGAAGCGTTGGTCTTGGGCGATCCCAAAGGCGAGTTGGCCAGCTGGACCACGGCCGACTTGACGGCCCGGGGTTATGCGGTCTTACGCTTTGATTTGCGGCAGCCCGCTCTCAGTCGGCGCTGGAATCCCTTAGCGCCCGTTATCGCCGCCATGCAAGCCGGACAATGGGCGACCGCCTCCCGGCAAGCCTGGACGATTGCCCACGCCCTTGTCGGCCAACAACCCTTGGGCGCCGACAATCAACTGTGGTCGAATACGAGTGAAACGCTCATTGCGGCCTTAGTACTGGCCGTCGCCGATGGGGTGCAGACGGGTCTCACACCGGATCAGCAACATTTGTTTTCGGCCTATCACATCCTCATGACGCATGCGCAAGGGACGGCCTTAGATCAGTGGTTTGATGCCACGTTTCCCGATCGGCATCCCGCCAAAGAAGCGTACGCCATGATTCGGACGGCGGCCGCGGAAACGCGGCAAAGCATCTATGTCACGGCCACCGCGACGTTGCGCTTGTTTGCCGATCCCGAAATCGCCTGGTTGACCGCGGCACAAGACCCGGCGTGGCCCTTAGGTCGTTCGGCCCTCGACATCGTGGAACAGCTCACGCAGAAGCCCTTTGCCATCTTTTTAGTGATTCCCGATGAAGATTCTACGCGGTATCCGCTGGCGACCCTCTTTCTCACCCAGCTCATTCAGACCTTGGTGGATGCCGCCAATGTCAAGGGCCGCTTACCGCGGCGGGTGACTTTTTTGCTCGATGAGTTTGGCAATTTGCCTCCCATTCCCGACTTTGAAAAAGCCTTGACGGTCGGACGCGGCCGGGGTTTGCGCTTTCTCTTGGCGGTGCAAGCCCTTCAGCAACTCCGTGATCAATATGACAAGAAAGCCGAGATTTTATCGGGCACCTGTCAGCTCTGGCTCTATCTCGGGACCGCGGATCCCGACACGGCAGAAACGTTGTCCAAAAAATGCGGCCAAAAAACGATTCAAACCCAATCGACCGCCCAAACCCTCGGCACGGGCGGCGCGCGCTCGGTCACGGATACCTACACCAGTCGCGCGCTCGTCACCGCCGACGAAATCCTCCGGTGGCCGGTGGGCAAAGTGCTGGTACTCCAACAGCCCGGGGCCTTTCCAGGCGTCTTACCGGCCCCGGATTTGTCGCAGTGGCCGATCGCCAAGCTGTGGCAGCCCGCGCCGGACACGGGGGCCACGGATTTGAATCAGGCCGTCCTCACGATTCCGCGGTACGGGCAAGCCAAACAGAATGCCCTCGGGCAACCGCTCGAACGGCCGGCCTTAAAGGCGGGCTGGCGCGAAGCGCCGTTGGATGACGTCAACGATGGGACGGCTTTTTCTTAA
- a CDS encoding plasmid mobilization protein yields MAASTPHTIRFYCTEDEYRALRDRMAHAGFSSLSAYIASLIQQEHPERSDNHGPSASSPTANSPESRPDHP; encoded by the coding sequence ATGGCTGCCTCCACGCCCCATACGATTCGCTTTTATTGCACCGAGGACGAGTATCGGGCCTTGCGGGATCGCATGGCCCACGCCGGGTTTTCGTCCCTCAGTGCCTACATTGCCTCTCTCATTCAACAGGAGCATCCGGAAAGGAGCGATAATCATGGCCCGTCCGCGTCTTCCCCAACAGCAAATTCGCCGGAAAGCCGTCCAGACCACCCTTAG
- a CDS encoding DEAD/DEAH box helicase: MSKFGGRNRHHIGAVTYQRLLAALDLDRATAPASRVLLGITATPFRTDGQSLHQFFDTVAYRKEIADLIPLGYLAPIRGLRVYSPVALPDPTQTDFDEADLALAVDTPGRNTLIVETWQKHAADRHTVVFAVNVAHARHLAEAFQTAGIAADWIAGSLPLTERRRRLQAFHDRQIQVLVNCTILTEGWDEPAVNCLVMARPTMSPGLYIQMVGRGLRPHPGKTDCLVLDVTDRQHSLSTCTLDLIAQPDPAQKPRKRRADAPPIRADHEPADIAGRVDLIPLPWDLLGTSPFVWHPDVDGPWLEAGPNIRIQCRPLGSELFEVWLFDHRQRTRLSDQPLPFAYAQGLAEDWVRAQKWTGYAAKDAAWRSRRVSPKQQAILDRLHIPYDPATLTQEAASRLIRDATDHQPATAKQRRWLAAHQIPIPEGLTRQEASTLISAHGARDAPADAASSSAPSSP, translated from the coding sequence ATGTCCAAATTTGGGGGGCGGAATCGCCATCATATTGGCGCGGTCACCTATCAACGGTTGCTCGCCGCGTTGGATCTCGATCGCGCGACCGCCCCGGCGTCCCGTGTGCTGCTCGGCATTACGGCCACCCCCTTTCGGACCGATGGGCAATCGTTACACCAATTTTTCGATACCGTGGCCTACCGCAAAGAGATTGCCGATTTGATTCCCCTCGGCTATCTCGCGCCGATTCGGGGCCTCCGGGTCTATTCGCCTGTGGCCTTGCCGGATCCCACCCAGACCGATTTCGACGAAGCCGATTTGGCCTTGGCCGTCGATACCCCCGGCCGCAATACCTTAATTGTGGAAACCTGGCAAAAACATGCCGCTGACCGCCATACCGTCGTCTTTGCCGTCAACGTCGCGCACGCCCGCCATTTGGCGGAGGCGTTTCAAACCGCGGGCATCGCGGCCGATTGGATTGCCGGATCCTTGCCGTTAACGGAACGCCGGCGCCGTTTGCAGGCGTTTCACGATCGCCAGATTCAAGTGCTGGTGAACTGTACTATCCTCACCGAAGGGTGGGACGAACCCGCCGTCAATTGTTTGGTGATGGCGCGGCCCACGATGTCACCCGGGCTGTACATCCAAATGGTGGGGCGGGGCCTCCGGCCCCATCCCGGCAAAACCGATTGTTTGGTGCTGGATGTCACCGACCGCCAGCATTCTTTATCGACCTGTACGCTGGATCTGATTGCCCAACCCGATCCCGCGCAGAAACCGCGGAAACGGCGCGCTGACGCGCCGCCGATCCGTGCCGATCACGAGCCGGCCGACATTGCGGGACGGGTCGATCTCATTCCCTTGCCGTGGGATCTCTTAGGCACCTCGCCCTTTGTCTGGCATCCCGATGTCGACGGACCGTGGCTGGAAGCGGGCCCGAATATTCGCATTCAATGCCGGCCGTTGGGTTCCGAACTCTTTGAGGTGTGGTTGTTCGACCATCGTCAGCGCACACGCCTCAGTGATCAACCGCTGCCCTTTGCCTATGCTCAAGGCTTAGCAGAAGATTGGGTTCGGGCGCAAAAGTGGACAGGCTATGCCGCCAAAGATGCCGCCTGGCGATCGCGGCGCGTCTCCCCCAAACAACAAGCGATTCTGGATCGTCTCCACATTCCGTATGATCCGGCCACCTTAACCCAAGAGGCCGCCTCTCGGTTGATTCGCGACGCCACGGATCACCAACCCGCGACGGCGAAACAACGCCGGTGGCTCGCCGCCCATCAGATTCCGATTCCGGAGGGGTTGACCCGGCAGGAGGCGTCGACGCTGATTAGTGCGCATGGCGCCCGTGATGCGCCGGCGGATGCCGCGTCGTCATCCGCTCCCTCATCCCCGTAA
- a CDS encoding IS3 family transposase, with protein MTELCEHVMDWHHRAPQVPLRRWCATIRLSRATFYAWRHRQRHREPDRRHQAPGRPPRGYSVTQNGQKIADGQIMDWITDILTTENAAYGYHKITWVLRRRYHLQIRVKKVYRLLRQWHLLWPQRKRRIRHPRRLARNRIITAPNQLWQTDITYVYIAGEDRFLYLQAIIDVCDRMIIAYHMGLHCQATDVVRTLKHAVIQRQSEWQTPPVLRTDNGPQFIAEAFETACATYGLEHERIPVATPNKNALMESWHAQLERECLTQEFATYGEAYAAITRWIAFYNQDRLHGSLEFWSPATMRKRVAGGQATWMPVRV; from the coding sequence GTGACAGAATTGTGTGAACACGTGATGGATTGGCATCACCGCGCTCCTCAGGTGCCCCTTCGCCGATGGTGTGCGACGATTCGCCTTTCACGGGCTACCTTTTATGCGTGGCGTCATCGCCAACGCCATCGGGAACCGGATCGGCGCCATCAGGCGCCGGGTCGACCTCCGCGAGGATACAGCGTCACACAAAATGGCCAGAAAATCGCCGATGGCCAGATTATGGACTGGATTACCGATATTCTGACGACGGAAAATGCGGCCTATGGGTATCATAAAATCACATGGGTCTTGCGACGACGCTATCATCTACAGATTCGTGTCAAAAAGGTGTATCGCCTCCTTCGACAGTGGCACTTATTATGGCCTCAGCGAAAACGCCGCATCCGGCATCCGCGCCGGCTGGCGCGGAACCGCATCATTACGGCTCCCAATCAGCTCTGGCAAACGGACATTACCTATGTGTATATTGCGGGTGAGGATCGGTTTTTATATCTCCAAGCCATTATCGATGTGTGTGACCGCATGATTATTGCCTACCACATGGGACTCCATTGTCAGGCGACGGATGTTGTGCGAACCCTAAAACACGCGGTGATCCAGCGTCAATCGGAATGGCAGACGCCTCCCGTTCTGCGGACCGACAATGGCCCCCAGTTTATCGCCGAGGCATTCGAAACGGCTTGTGCCACCTATGGTCTGGAACATGAACGCATTCCGGTGGCCACGCCGAATAAAAACGCCTTGATGGAGTCGTGGCATGCTCAGTTGGAGCGCGAGTGTCTCACTCAAGAATTTGCCACATATGGCGAGGCCTATGCGGCCATAACGCGATGGATTGCCTTTTATAACCAAGATCGGCTGCATGGGAGCCTAGAATTTTGGTCCCCGGCGACGATGCGAAAACGGGTCGCGGGAGGGCAAGCGACCTGGATGCCCGTCAGAGTATAG
- a CDS encoding transposase has product MSQTYSPEFKQQIVQEAQDTQNATLVARRHQLSPSMVRRWVREAMKAAHHPHDLMSLVDENERLKKLLGEKDLQIAMLQDLLQKKGIRP; this is encoded by the coding sequence ATGAGTCAAACCTATTCACCGGAATTCAAGCAACAGATTGTTCAAGAAGCTCAAGACACGCAAAATGCGACATTAGTCGCTCGTCGTCATCAGCTGAGTCCATCCATGGTGCGTCGCTGGGTGCGTGAGGCGATGAAGGCGGCCCACCATCCCCACGATCTCATGAGTCTGGTAGACGAAAATGAACGATTAAAGAAATTACTCGGGGAAAAAGATCTGCAGATTGCTATGCTTCAAGATCTGCTGCAAAAAAAGGGGATCCGTCCGTGA
- a CDS encoding DEAD/DEAH box helicase family protein, protein MLALRPYQQEAVQAVRSAALQGQRRILCVLATGAGKTVIAAHLAQQTKGRVLMVVNRDELVKQSVQKLALFVPPDQIGIVQGAEHGETARYVVASIQTLARPARLHALLTTDQTDPFRLVIVDESHLLSPLRRRDNRDLSW, encoded by the coding sequence TTGCTCGCCCTACGGCCTTACCAACAAGAAGCGGTGCAAGCCGTCCGATCCGCCGCCCTCCAGGGCCAACGGCGGATCTTGTGCGTCTTGGCCACGGGCGCGGGGAAAACCGTGATCGCCGCCCATTTGGCGCAGCAGACCAAAGGGCGGGTCCTGATGGTGGTCAACCGCGACGAGCTCGTCAAGCAATCGGTGCAAAAACTGGCGCTCTTTGTGCCGCCGGATCAGATCGGCATTGTGCAAGGGGCAGAACATGGCGAAACCGCCCGGTATGTCGTGGCGTCGATCCAAACGCTCGCCCGCCCCGCCCGGCTGCACGCGCTGCTCACGACGGATCAGACCGATCCCTTTCGGCTGGTGATTGTGGACGAAAGCCATCTTTTAAGCCCCTTAAGAAGACGAGACAATCGCGATCTCTCCTGGTAG
- a CDS encoding lytic transglycosylase domain-containing protein yields the protein MTKKPLWLIAAVGGGGLVGLPLLFVILAPALMLIGGLALHQTSDPPPFPDSPAFSDQWINLSTHVVTANQLYTTIPNSVWISVVQALSNGAVLANQTHGHGLFASYNPALTGHPLTDFNSAVPKLAAAWAAHRYKSHSLAQFASTRDQPPASFIDTVKQDIITLSTTPMVAAWPVTGWQNGQWHYPSGTRTKTWVLAIGSAPVGQPVAVPWKPPTCTWIHGKQVCTPNDIAVSMVSPPTSMTIQSDGYNGPMLSSLLPSGSAVPAWPHAEVFGADVIVNAQHPVTITAHWPTFSVSVTLPSSTGFTIGGGGGTLPPSYSPASVRAAVTQWWPDILQASHHTGVPPAWIAGEMLEESGGNPGAVANLANPFGGALGLMQLEPQTAQSLPGWYPGARENPQVNLTLGAELLADNYRTFHSWRLASAAYYGGAGAVEDAGVSPGMSWSAGQSLLANVVPDPQAGNSLSLAQYANTVYAYAQAAAQDEHLSGPLASS from the coding sequence ATGACCAAAAAACCTCTCTGGCTGATCGCCGCGGTGGGCGGCGGGGGACTTGTGGGATTGCCTTTGTTATTTGTCATCCTCGCACCGGCTCTCATGCTCATCGGCGGGCTCGCTTTGCATCAAACCTCCGATCCCCCGCCGTTTCCCGATAGCCCTGCGTTTTCCGACCAGTGGATCAACCTGTCGACCCATGTCGTCACGGCCAACCAGCTGTACACCACGATTCCGAATAGTGTCTGGATTAGTGTGGTGCAAGCCTTATCGAACGGTGCGGTCTTAGCGAATCAAACCCATGGACACGGACTGTTTGCGTCCTATAATCCGGCGTTGACCGGCCATCCTTTGACAGACTTTAACAGTGCCGTTCCCAAGCTGGCCGCGGCCTGGGCCGCGCATCGCTATAAGAGCCACAGCTTGGCCCAATTCGCTAGCACGCGTGATCAGCCTCCAGCCAGCTTTATCGACACCGTCAAACAGGATATTATCACCTTATCCACCACTCCGATGGTCGCGGCCTGGCCCGTCACGGGGTGGCAGAACGGTCAGTGGCACTATCCGTCGGGCACGCGCACCAAAACATGGGTCTTAGCGATTGGCTCGGCGCCGGTGGGCCAACCGGTCGCCGTGCCGTGGAAACCGCCCACCTGTACGTGGATTCATGGCAAACAAGTCTGTACGCCGAATGACATTGCCGTGTCGATGGTTTCCCCACCCACGTCAATGACGATTCAATCGGATGGGTATAACGGGCCGATGCTGTCCTCCCTCTTGCCGTCCGGATCTGCCGTGCCCGCGTGGCCGCACGCTGAAGTGTTTGGCGCGGATGTGATTGTCAATGCGCAACATCCGGTCACCATTACGGCGCATTGGCCCACCTTTTCGGTTTCGGTGACCTTACCGAGTTCGACCGGATTTACGATCGGAGGTGGAGGAGGAACCCTGCCTCCGTCTTATTCCCCAGCCTCGGTCCGAGCAGCCGTCACTCAATGGTGGCCCGATATTCTTCAGGCCAGTCACCACACAGGTGTCCCCCCGGCTTGGATTGCGGGCGAAATGCTCGAAGAATCCGGTGGCAATCCCGGCGCAGTTGCCAATCTCGCCAATCCTTTCGGCGGAGCTTTGGGCCTCATGCAACTGGAACCGCAAACCGCTCAAAGTTTGCCCGGCTGGTATCCGGGAGCGCGGGAAAATCCCCAAGTCAACCTCACTCTCGGAGCGGAACTTTTGGCTGACAACTATCGCACGTTTCATTCGTGGCGCTTGGCTTCCGCTGCGTATTATGGTGGCGCCGGAGCCGTTGAAGACGCCGGCGTGAGTCCGGGGATGTCGTGGAGTGCCGGACAATCGTTGTTAGCAAATGTGGTGCCGGATCCGCAAGCGGGTAACAGCTTAAGCTTGGCCCAATACGCCAACACGGTTTATGCTTATGCCCAGGCCGCGGCTCAGGATGAACACCTGAGCGGACCGTTGGCCTCGTCGTAA
- a CDS encoding creatininase family protein: MRWLPIGSWEPHGGHLPYDTDTRIASALCQACAQPEDIVLPAVPYGCSFEHRGLGAMVSIRVSHFAAFVTDIVWAQSDPLVIINGHGGNQVLGSLVQEWNADGARVLLLPDRSQWTFAYQAAGWNFGPHEDMHAGALERSLLLYLAPEMVNPQIPADVHQPHRPYFTAAGLHKYTASGVIGLPSYASREAGERAWNALVGQIRALVKEW; the protein is encoded by the coding sequence ATGCGTTGGTTACCCATTGGAAGTTGGGAACCGCATGGGGGCCATTTACCGTATGACACCGACACGCGGATTGCCAGTGCGCTGTGCCAAGCCTGCGCTCAACCGGAAGACATCGTCTTGCCAGCGGTACCTTATGGGTGTTCGTTTGAGCATCGCGGTTTAGGCGCGATGGTGAGTATCCGGGTCAGTCATTTTGCGGCTTTTGTGACCGATATTGTGTGGGCGCAAAGCGATCCCTTGGTCATTATTAACGGACACGGCGGCAATCAAGTCTTGGGCAGTCTTGTGCAGGAATGGAACGCGGATGGAGCCCGGGTGCTCTTGTTACCGGATCGGTCCCAATGGACTTTTGCGTATCAGGCAGCGGGGTGGAACTTTGGGCCTCACGAAGATATGCACGCCGGGGCCTTAGAGCGCAGTCTGCTGCTCTATTTGGCGCCAGAAATGGTGAATCCCCAGATACCCGCCGATGTTCATCAACCCCATCGCCCGTATTTTACCGCAGCCGGTCTGCACAAATATACCGCGAGCGGCGTCATCGGTTTGCCATCGTATGCTTCGCGTGAAGCCGGAGAACGGGCTTGGAATGCTTTGGTCGGCCAAATTCGTGCGCTCGTCAAGGAGTGGTGA
- a CDS encoding GntR family transcriptional regulator, producing MTVSGRQPKQWDQIFQHLQQEIEAGWPADTAFWSAEDLHERFQISIGMANRILQELELGGWLYAVQGIRERRVVGKRHVSDRSTEFLRDPAWKRPWIKTIDAAIEDQPPDWVQAIRGPGPAWRWKSYQGDGIVTLAIADGWYDVDSPAVLLEKKPDRPFYRLLETHYGLLAGFEETVSARLATFEERDAFHVVGRAPLMVLQIDRVTRTRSGQVVEVVRLVDRASHYQLRYDVPYRQL from the coding sequence GTGACGGTTTCCGGTCGTCAACCCAAGCAATGGGATCAAATTTTCCAACACTTACAGCAAGAAATTGAAGCGGGGTGGCCTGCTGACACAGCCTTTTGGTCCGCCGAGGACCTACACGAGCGCTTTCAGATTAGCATTGGCATGGCCAATCGTATATTGCAAGAGCTAGAATTGGGGGGCTGGCTTTACGCCGTCCAAGGCATACGTGAACGGCGAGTTGTAGGAAAACGCCATGTGTCGGATCGATCGACAGAGTTTTTGCGCGACCCCGCGTGGAAACGACCTTGGATCAAAACAATCGACGCTGCCATCGAGGATCAACCCCCGGACTGGGTACAGGCTATCCGGGGGCCAGGTCCTGCATGGCGGTGGAAATCCTATCAAGGTGATGGCATAGTGACGCTGGCAATTGCAGACGGATGGTATGATGTGGATTCGCCAGCGGTCCTCTTGGAAAAGAAGCCAGATCGTCCCTTTTATCGGTTATTGGAAACCCACTATGGGCTATTAGCGGGATTCGAGGAAACCGTGTCAGCTCGGCTGGCAACTTTCGAGGAGCGAGACGCCTTTCATGTTGTTGGAAGAGCCCCGCTGATGGTCTTACAGATTGATCGCGTCACACGAACTCGATCAGGACAAGTCGTTGAAGTCGTACGGTTAGTCGACCGGGCCAGTCATTATCAGTTGCGGTATGACGTGCCCTATCGGCAACTTTAG
- a CDS encoding RNA-guided endonuclease InsQ/TnpB family protein: protein MRPSKSTSKSRGNETVSVLRFRLEPTKEQEQKLFRTFFLCRKLYNQALEDRVMSYREKGITIHYTDQQNRLPVWKREHPEYQEVHSQVLQNVLQRLDQAFVNFFEKRAKFPKFKNKFMFRSITYPQARDTYFHDNQVYLPKIGWVRMRAHLPFDPASVKIINVKFHDGKWYVNLTSVTKTIAPRTETCKSVGIDLGLLSLVATSDGEFFENPKWLQKSEKRLKRMQRQLSRKKKGSKNRQKAKHKLQGVHDHVANQRKDHLHKISRSLVDRYDLICMEDLQVKEMMKNHRLAKSIGNASWGKLATYLEYKAKNAGKHLIKVPPHYTSQRCSGGCGTIVKKNLSVRLHQCPTCGLEIDRDVNAAINILHRGLEIRHQAS, encoded by the coding sequence TTGAGACCATCAAAAAGTACATCGAAAAGCAGGGGGAACGAAACTGTTAGCGTGTTGCGTTTCCGCTTGGAGCCTACCAAAGAACAGGAACAAAAGCTCTTTCGCACCTTCTTTTTGTGTCGAAAACTCTACAACCAGGCACTCGAAGATCGTGTAATGTCCTATCGAGAAAAAGGGATTACCATTCATTATACAGACCAGCAAAACCGCCTGCCCGTATGGAAACGAGAACACCCTGAGTATCAGGAAGTCCATTCACAAGTGTTGCAAAACGTGTTGCAACGGCTGGACCAGGCGTTTGTGAACTTCTTCGAGAAACGGGCAAAGTTTCCGAAGTTCAAAAACAAATTCATGTTTCGATCCATCACCTATCCGCAAGCAAGAGACACCTATTTTCATGACAACCAGGTATATCTCCCGAAAATTGGCTGGGTTAGAATGAGGGCTCATCTTCCATTTGATCCTGCGTCTGTCAAAATAATCAATGTCAAATTCCATGATGGCAAGTGGTATGTGAACCTAACTTCTGTGACAAAAACCATCGCGCCACGTACAGAGACTTGCAAATCCGTGGGCATTGATTTGGGATTGCTTTCGCTGGTTGCGACCTCGGATGGGGAATTCTTCGAAAATCCCAAGTGGCTCCAAAAGAGCGAAAAGCGCTTGAAGCGCATGCAACGACAGCTTTCCCGCAAAAAGAAAGGCAGCAAGAACCGCCAAAAGGCTAAACATAAACTTCAGGGTGTCCACGACCATGTGGCGAACCAACGCAAAGATCATCTGCACAAGATCAGCCGATCACTGGTTGACCGTTACGACCTGATTTGCATGGAGGATTTGCAAGTGAAAGAGATGATGAAAAATCATCGACTGGCAAAATCCATAGGTAATGCGAGTTGGGGTAAACTCGCTACCTACCTGGAATACAAAGCGAAAAACGCTGGAAAGCACCTGATCAAAGTGCCCCCGCATTATACGTCACAACGTTGCAGTGGCGGGTGTGGAACCATCGTCAAGAAAAACTTGTCTGTGCGTCTCCATCAATGCCCGACGTGTGGGTTAGAAATTGATCGTGACGTCAACGCCGCGATCAACATTCTCCATCGAGGGCTAGAAATCCGACATCAAGCGAGCTAA
- a CDS encoding helix-turn-helix transcriptional regulator translates to MSETLGMRLKKARLARGLRQNQVPGIAQSTLASWESGRRWPKWSDVLRLAEIYRVDPTTFTPFYTPDAGQFAGVRHLEDAARTGDWATVWQDGYRFLQRHRQKVPLAVYSRVEQLLAQAMAEQPWLGLVRRQQTLDEELRVAAAMHNLGLGARTMHQWFVRLAQQYAPDHPSYIKVLNNAAIYAERMGDLTTALQWLAVGVNWSKAHHQWDRVPELEAIAFRLHSYTEDLGNLGLQGQMCGELADDGNTFVHEDLCIGYSWRIWRAKDTTAWKRLKTLAIKTWLDDSPMPPWMALWDAAWAWRQRRVAKPLSDWVAWWLADGETLWRAHWDWYLRDAMLLAAQSQHPGFTEWRHWWSHYLQQHQEDGWLTWV, encoded by the coding sequence ATGTCAGAGACATTGGGAATGCGACTCAAGAAAGCGCGATTGGCGCGGGGATTACGACAAAATCAAGTTCCCGGCATCGCGCAATCAACGCTCGCCAGCTGGGAATCGGGTCGGCGTTGGCCGAAGTGGTCGGATGTGCTGCGGTTAGCGGAGATCTATCGGGTGGATCCAACGACTTTCACACCATTCTATACACCCGATGCCGGTCAATTTGCGGGCGTCCGTCATTTGGAAGACGCCGCACGGACTGGCGATTGGGCGACGGTGTGGCAAGACGGCTACCGCTTTTTACAGCGCCATCGCCAAAAGGTGCCGCTTGCGGTATACAGCCGCGTAGAACAGCTATTAGCACAAGCGATGGCCGAACAACCCTGGCTAGGGTTGGTGCGCCGTCAACAAACGCTCGACGAAGAATTGCGCGTAGCGGCGGCGATGCATAACCTGGGGTTGGGAGCGCGAACCATGCATCAATGGTTTGTGCGCTTGGCACAGCAGTATGCTCCAGACCATCCAAGCTACATTAAAGTGCTGAATAATGCCGCCATTTATGCCGAACGAATGGGAGATTTGACCACTGCGTTACAGTGGCTTGCAGTAGGGGTAAACTGGTCCAAAGCCCATCATCAGTGGGACCGTGTGCCAGAGCTAGAGGCCATTGCATTTCGTTTGCACAGCTATACGGAAGACTTAGGAAACTTAGGCTTACAAGGTCAGATGTGCGGTGAACTTGCTGACGATGGAAATACGTTTGTGCACGAAGATTTATGCATCGGATACAGCTGGCGGATCTGGCGGGCAAAAGATACTACAGCATGGAAGCGACTTAAAACACTCGCTATTAAAACATGGCTCGATGACAGCCCGATGCCACCCTGGATGGCCCTGTGGGACGCCGCGTGGGCGTGGCGGCAACGTCGAGTGGCCAAGCCATTAAGTGATTGGGTGGCGTGGTGGTTAGCCGATGGGGAAACCTTGTGGCGTGCACATTGGGATTGGTATTTGCGCGATGCAATGTTACTGGCTGCGCAATCCCAGCATCCCGGGTTTACGGAATGGCGGCATTGGTGGAGCCATTATTTGCAACAGCATCAAGAGGACGGCTGGTTAACGTGGGTGTAA